In Bacillus thuringiensis, the DNA window TTCGATAACGCAAGAGGTAACGCAATGTTCTCTTTTACCGTTAACGTATCTAATAAGTTATAATCTTGGAAAATGAAACCTAAATGATCGCGGCGGAATAACGCTAACTTATCATCATTCATTTTCACGATATCTTTTCCATCAATTAAAATTTCACCGTTCGTCGCATTATCAATTGTAGAAAGAACGTTTAGTAAAGTCGTCTTACCCGAACCAGAAGGTCCCATAATTCCAACAAACTCACCTTCTTTTACTTGTAAGTTAATACCTTTTAACGCTGCAAATTTATTACCACCCGTGTCATATACTTTTTCAATATTTTTTGCTTCTAACACTGTTTTCATCTCGACATCCCTCATTTCTTCTATTCTCTATCTTCAACTATATACACTCTCTACTCTTGCCACTATCGATGTTTCTTACACAAACATGACAGTTATGTAAGGCACATAAGTAAAGACATCAAAAAGTTAACGTAATGTATCAAAGTACTTTGTTACTATAACATTGGGATATCATGCCATCCATTCATTCTCCTTACAGGAACATTACAATTTTGTAAGGTACAAAATGTACCCTACAAAGTTGTGCACGAAATGTCGGATGGAGCTATTTCGTTCCTGCTATTCTATGTACAGAGGAGGTCATAATATGGATTCACTTACAAATATGAATGCGGCAATGCAGTATATTGAAGATAAACTTACACACGAAATTCATTTTAAAGAAGTGATAAAAATAAAAGCAGCTTTTCCATGAAAGGAAAAGCTGCTTTTATTTACATTTTTAATTCTTTTTTATAAGCAACATATGAATAGCCCATCGTTAATCCTACCGCCCCAATAATAATTCCTATCATTAAGAAGGCTTTCCATGCTGCCGGTGCAAAAATACTTAAAATCATAATAACACCTAATACAACAAACACCTTTCCACTAAAACGGTGCGTCTTTCTCCACACTTCTTCGTTACTTAACGTCCACGGTGTTTTTATACCTACAAAGTAATTTGGTTTACATTGTGGTAAATAGTTTCCGATGACTATAAATAAAAGGCCAACAAGAATATACGGTGTACTATTCATCGGAATGTCATAACCTAATCCTACCCCAATCACAAGCATGTTTACTAAAAATAATACCACTAATACGCTATAATTCATTATCATATAACTTCTAGAAAACTTATCGTAATTCTTTTTCTTAGGATCAATTTTAGGGGTAACTGTCAATAAAACATAAGTGAAAATCATAATTCCAAGTAGCAACAGCATTGCATTAAATTTGGAAGCAAAGCCATTCACACCTTCAGTCCCCCAATGAACTGCCATTGTGCCAGGCAAATTCGGCCAGGCAAATGCCCAAGCTAAACAAGTTATAATAATTAATAAGATTGCAAAAAGATGTTTTCTCATTTCCCCTCTTCCCCCTTATTCGTAAACGTAAACACCCAAGTCAACAAATCTTGAAATACAGTTGTATTCAAAGAGTACATAACGAATTGCCCTTTCTTTTCATCTTGAATAAGTTCAGCATTTTTAAGTGCGTTTAAGTGGTGTGAAATACTTGGCTTTGTCATATTAAAATGTTCAGCAATTTCCCCAGCGGTTAAATCACTTTCTTTTAATAAATCTAAAATCTTTCGCCTTGTTGGATCTGCTAATGCTTTGAATGCTTGATTCAATGTCTTTCTTCCTTTCACTAATTAGACATTTAGATATTTATCTAAATCTTAAAATGATTTCAGTTAATTGTCAATTATACATACGCCCTTTTTACTTTTCACGCTTTTGACCTATACTGTTTACTAGCTTATCTTTCAACATAATGAAAAGACTTGAAACACATGATACACTATAGCTACAATTGTTTTTTTAGGAGGAATATACATATGTATAAAATTTTAATCGTTGAAGACGATCCAAATATTTCATCATTACTACAATCTCACATTCAAAAGTATGGCTATGAAGCTGTTGTTGCAGAGAACTTCGATGATATTATGGAATCGTTTAACGCTGTAAAGCCACATCTTGTTTTACTTGATGTAAACTTACCGAAATTCGATGGGTTCTACTGGTGCCGCCAAATTCGTCATGAATCTACTTGTCCTATTATTTTCATTTCAGCACGTGCTGGTGAGATGGAACAAATTATGGCGATTGAAAGCGGTGCGGATGATTATATTACAAAACCGTTCCACTATGACGTTGTAATGGCAAAAATTAAAGGTCAATTACGCCGTATTTACGGTGATTATGCGCCAAATATTTCTGAACGTATCGTTGAAGTAGAAGGACTAAAATTATTCCCAGAACGTCCAGAAATTCATTTTGGATCTGAGCAAGTTCTTTTAACGAAGAAAGAAGCTATTTTAGCAGAAATGTTATTATCTAAATTCCCGCGTACGGCGAGCCGTGAAGATTTATTAGCTGCCCTTTGGGATGACGAGAGCTTCGTTGAAGAAAATACATTAAACGTAAACATCACGCGTCTTCGTAAAAAATTCAATGAGCTTGGTATTGAAAATGCTATTGAAACAGTACGTGGACTTGGGTATCGTTTTAACGCAACTTGGAGTGAATAAGCATGAAGCTATTTTTACGTGATCATTTTGCATTTTTTCTACTGTACGTATTAAACTTCGGTATCATCTTCGTTCTTTATGATGCAGTAGATGGATTCCAAAACAATAAATTTTACTTCGTCGTTTTAAGTTTATATTTATTCATTTGTTTCCTCGCTTATCGTTACGTTCGCAATCGTAGA includes these proteins:
- a CDS encoding SdpI family protein, encoding MRKHLFAILLIIITCLAWAFAWPNLPGTMAVHWGTEGVNGFASKFNAMLLLLGIMIFTYVLLTVTPKIDPKKKNYDKFSRSYMIMNYSVLVVLFLVNMLVIGVGLGYDIPMNSTPYILVGLLFIVIGNYLPQCKPNYFVGIKTPWTLSNEEVWRKTHRFSGKVFVVLGVIMILSIFAPAAWKAFLMIGIIIGAVGLTMGYSYVAYKKELKM
- a CDS encoding autorepressor SdpR family transcription factor, whose product is MNQAFKALADPTRRKILDLLKESDLTAGEIAEHFNMTKPSISHHLNALKNAELIQDEKKGQFVMYSLNTTVFQDLLTWVFTFTNKGEEGK
- a CDS encoding response regulator transcription factor; the protein is MYKILIVEDDPNISSLLQSHIQKYGYEAVVAENFDDIMESFNAVKPHLVLLDVNLPKFDGFYWCRQIRHESTCPIIFISARAGEMEQIMAIESGADDYITKPFHYDVVMAKIKGQLRRIYGDYAPNISERIVEVEGLKLFPERPEIHFGSEQVLLTKKEAILAEMLLSKFPRTASREDLLAALWDDESFVEENTLNVNITRLRKKFNELGIENAIETVRGLGYRFNATWSE